One Ensifer adhaerens genomic region harbors:
- a CDS encoding sensor histidine kinase — protein MTNASTNSLKKRLIWQILTFQVLLLMAVIAGFMALLTRADLGGKFLDADAASIAAGAIRPDPVGGLTLVETPQLLAMRAESADFWFVARNERGDMIRSGPVPDAYRSIGEHLDRIAFGDMRDSIEPYTLSSIVRSVTTDNGTYTVLAGGGRLWSASFAVFILANLLLLPIVLIVVLIPAFAIPIIVRRAFAGLAEVVDQAKTIDVERRGARLPDHRIPGEVRPLVEAFNGALQRLDEGYERRQRFILDAAHELRTPVAILHTRLESMEAGPLRNRLLIDSNRIAGLAEQLLDLERIDRDGTDFGQLDLVSLCRDVTADLAPLALSAGCDLSFAPGTERVVVRGDTGAIERAVTNLVRNAIEHAGGLITIRVERGGVIEVTDEGPGIPERERARIFEPFHRLQPRDHGAGLGLHLVSEIIGRHKGHISVVDDPKGGACFRITLPAG, from the coding sequence ATGACGAACGCTTCCACCAACTCGCTGAAGAAGCGCCTGATCTGGCAGATCCTGACCTTTCAGGTGCTGCTGTTGATGGCGGTCATCGCCGGCTTCATGGCCTTGCTGACGCGCGCCGATCTCGGCGGCAAGTTCCTCGACGCCGACGCCGCGTCGATCGCGGCCGGGGCAATCCGGCCGGATCCCGTCGGTGGGCTGACGCTGGTGGAGACACCGCAACTGCTTGCCATGCGGGCCGAGTCCGCCGATTTCTGGTTCGTCGCACGGAACGAACGCGGCGACATGATCCGCAGCGGACCGGTGCCGGACGCCTATCGCAGCATCGGCGAGCACCTCGACCGCATCGCCTTTGGCGATATGCGTGACAGCATCGAGCCCTATACCCTCTCGTCGATCGTGCGCTCGGTGACCACGGACAACGGCACCTATACGGTGCTTGCCGGTGGAGGGCGGCTCTGGAGCGCGTCCTTCGCGGTGTTCATCCTGGCAAACCTTCTGCTTTTGCCGATCGTCTTGATCGTGGTGCTGATCCCGGCCTTCGCGATCCCGATCATCGTAAGGCGCGCCTTTGCCGGTCTTGCCGAAGTGGTCGACCAGGCAAAGACGATCGATGTCGAGCGCCGCGGTGCCCGGCTGCCCGATCATCGCATCCCCGGCGAAGTGCGACCGCTCGTTGAGGCGTTCAACGGCGCACTGCAGCGGCTCGATGAGGGGTACGAGCGCCGCCAGCGCTTTATCCTCGACGCGGCACACGAGCTTCGAACCCCGGTTGCGATCCTGCACACGCGCCTGGAAAGCATGGAGGCCGGCCCGCTCCGGAACCGCCTGCTGATCGATTCCAACCGCATTGCCGGCCTTGCCGAACAGTTGCTCGATCTCGAACGCATCGATCGCGACGGCACGGATTTCGGGCAGCTCGACCTGGTTTCGCTCTGCCGCGACGTGACGGCCGACCTCGCCCCGCTTGCGCTTTCGGCCGGCTGCGACCTTTCCTTCGCTCCGGGCACGGAGCGCGTCGTCGTGCGCGGCGATACCGGCGCGATCGAGCGGGCGGTCACCAACCTCGTGCGCAACGCCATCGAACACGCCGGCGGCCTGATCACGATCCGGGTGGAGCGCGGCGGCGTGATCGAGGTCACCGACGAAGGTCCCGGCATTCCGGAACGGGAACGGGCCCGGATCTTCGAGCCCTTCCACCGCCTGCAGCCGCGGGACCATGGCGCCGGCCTCGGCTTGCATCTGGTCAGCGAGATCATCGGCCGCCACAAGGGTCACATCTCGGTGGTCGATGATCCCAAGGGTGGCGCCTGCTTCCGCATCACCTTGCCTGCCGGCTAG
- a CDS encoding outer membrane protein, with protein MRQSSKFSIWSGLTLLALCGAQPSQAADFSAPTYQDPPAFSWSGAYVGAHGGLGFTGSPNPFADRNGVALGVQAGYNMQAGPGIVGAEIEGSYLGDTEHKVNGGKLKEKWRGAIKAKAGLTFDQTLVYGTAGYAMTSYKKGGDVRNDVGFKGGYLLGAGVEQAFAGGLSAKLEYNYITTPDVRTHTSSGSSEKDINSHVIKAGINMRF; from the coding sequence ATGCGGCAGTCCAGCAAGTTTTCCATCTGGTCGGGTCTTACCCTTCTCGCCCTCTGCGGCGCACAGCCGTCCCAGGCGGCTGATTTCTCCGCCCCCACCTATCAGGACCCGCCGGCCTTCAGCTGGAGCGGCGCCTATGTCGGTGCCCATGGCGGCCTTGGCTTTACCGGCAGCCCCAACCCGTTCGCCGACCGCAATGGCGTCGCGCTCGGCGTCCAGGCCGGCTACAACATGCAGGCCGGCCCCGGCATCGTCGGGGCGGAAATCGAAGGCTCCTATCTCGGCGACACCGAGCACAAGGTCAACGGCGGCAAGCTCAAGGAGAAATGGCGCGGCGCCATCAAGGCGAAGGCGGGTCTCACCTTCGACCAGACGCTCGTCTACGGCACGGCCGGTTACGCCATGACCAGCTACAAGAAGGGCGGCGACGTGCGTAACGACGTCGGCTTCAAGGGCGGCTACCTGCTCGGCGCCGGCGTGGAACAGGCCTTTGCCGGCGGCCTCTCCGCCAAGCTCGAATACAACTACATCACGACGCCAGATGTCCGCACCCACACGAGCTCAGGCTCCAGCGAGAAAGACATCAACAGCCACGTCATCAAGGCCGGCATCAACATGCGTTTCTGA
- a CDS encoding sugar-binding transcriptional regulator, whose product MPIAKPILSQASSAREELVVARQMHQALVLHFLEGLTQSQIADRLGISQPTVNRLIKRGRQLGLVEIKIKSPIEPLVDMEEQLLAIGGIRRAIVVPTVSDNQQTALQAVGEAAARLLLEEIGDGDTICITGGKGVSAVVAGLQAPRRFDVEVIPGTGCVQGKHYTDVNHVSTMMADRLGGRSFQIHAPLFADSAAERAMLINMRSVADVFGRAREAKVAVVGIGSILSDDSSYYDLHPSSSTDRAAIERSGASCELLAHLLDDEGRVCDYSLNRSLVSLTLEEFASIPTKIGVASGPNKAGPILSVMRGHHLDTLVTDEATGERVLAMASEKGLLA is encoded by the coding sequence ATGCCGATTGCCAAACCCATTTTGTCCCAGGCCTCAAGTGCGCGAGAAGAACTCGTCGTCGCGCGGCAGATGCATCAGGCGCTCGTCCTGCATTTCCTCGAAGGACTGACCCAGTCGCAGATCGCCGATCGGCTCGGCATCTCGCAGCCGACCGTTAACCGGCTGATCAAGCGCGGCCGTCAGCTTGGCCTGGTCGAGATCAAGATCAAGTCGCCGATCGAGCCCTTGGTCGACATGGAAGAGCAGTTGCTTGCGATCGGCGGCATCCGCCGGGCGATCGTCGTGCCGACCGTTTCCGACAATCAGCAGACCGCCCTCCAGGCGGTCGGCGAGGCGGCAGCCCGGCTGCTGCTCGAAGAGATCGGCGATGGCGACACGATCTGCATCACCGGCGGCAAGGGTGTCAGTGCCGTCGTCGCGGGGCTGCAGGCGCCGCGCCGCTTCGATGTCGAGGTAATCCCCGGTACCGGCTGCGTCCAGGGCAAGCACTATACGGATGTGAACCACGTCTCGACGATGATGGCCGACAGGCTCGGCGGGCGGTCTTTCCAGATCCACGCGCCGCTCTTTGCCGACAGTGCCGCCGAGCGGGCGATGCTGATCAACATGCGCTCGGTGGCGGATGTCTTCGGGAGGGCGCGCGAAGCGAAGGTGGCGGTGGTCGGCATCGGTTCGATCCTTTCGGACGATTCGAGCTACTACGACCTGCATCCGTCTTCGAGCACGGACCGAGCGGCAATCGAGCGCTCTGGCGCAAGCTGCGAACTTCTCGCCCATCTGCTCGATGATGAGGGACGTGTCTGTGACTACAGCCTCAACCGGTCGCTGGTCTCGCTGACGCTCGAAGAATTCGCCTCGATCCCGACGAAGATCGGCGTGGCAAGTGGACCGAACAAGGCCGGACCGATCCTCAGCGTCATGCGGGGACACCACCTCGACACGCTGGTGACGGACGAGGCGACCGGCGAGCGCGTGCTCGCCATGGCAAGCGAAAAGGGACTTCTGGCATGA
- a CDS encoding class I fructose-bisphosphate aldolase produces MRNNSKVRMNRLFGGGRCLDVAIDHGVCNEPSFLNGLEDMSAVVKALVAAAPDAIQMNFGQADLLQEVPGKDKPALVMRLDMGNPYNRIRHRHMWAVLQNEAEPLIGALAMDAACVVVNLFMLPDEPDLFRQCVANISRVRADCDKYGMPLMIEPLVMQPVTEHGGYMVDGDAEKIVTLTRLAREMGADIVKADPTTNAEDFHRVVEAARCPVLVRGGGKEDLRNVFDKSAALMRQGAMGMVYGRNIYQHANPSAVVRGLMAIIHEDVSGEEAYALYQRG; encoded by the coding sequence ATGCGAAACAACAGCAAGGTCCGGATGAACCGTCTGTTCGGCGGTGGACGTTGCCTCGACGTCGCGATCGATCATGGCGTCTGCAACGAACCCTCCTTCCTCAATGGTCTTGAAGACATGTCAGCCGTGGTCAAGGCGCTGGTCGCGGCCGCACCGGATGCGATCCAGATGAATTTTGGCCAGGCGGATCTGTTGCAGGAGGTGCCGGGCAAGGACAAGCCGGCGCTGGTCATGCGTCTCGACATGGGCAACCCCTATAACCGCATCCGCCACCGGCACATGTGGGCCGTGTTGCAGAACGAGGCCGAACCGTTGATCGGCGCGCTGGCGATGGACGCGGCCTGCGTCGTCGTCAACCTCTTCATGCTGCCGGACGAGCCCGATCTCTTCCGCCAATGCGTCGCCAACATCTCGCGCGTGCGGGCCGATTGCGACAAGTACGGCATGCCGTTGATGATCGAGCCCTTGGTGATGCAGCCGGTGACCGAGCACGGCGGCTACATGGTCGATGGCGACGCCGAGAAGATCGTGACGCTGACCCGGCTTGCGCGCGAGATGGGCGCTGACATCGTCAAGGCGGACCCGACCACCAATGCCGAGGATTTCCACCGGGTCGTCGAGGCGGCGCGCTGCCCCGTTCTCGTGCGTGGCGGCGGCAAGGAGGACTTGCGCAACGTCTTCGACAAGTCGGCGGCCTTGATGCGTCAGGGCGCAATGGGCATGGTCTATGGGCGCAACATCTACCAGCACGCCAATCCGAGCGCCGTTGTGCGCGGCCTGATGGCGATCATCCATGAGGATGTAAGCGGCGAAGAAGCCTACGCGCTCTACCAGCGCGGTTGA
- a CDS encoding aldo/keto reductase, with product MSGDQLMREIGRSGVKASAVGLGTWAIGGWMWGGTDERESIAAIQASLDAGVTLIDTAPAYGLGRSEEIVGKALAGRRDKAIIATKCGLVWHTDKGKHFFDQDGKPVHRYLGRDAIHHEVEQSLKRLDTDYIDLYITHWQDPTTPIEETMAALEELRQAGKIRAIGASNVGRSDLEQYIAIGGLDAIQERFSMIDREIEAELLPLTRRNGVATLSYSSLALGLLSGGIGPERVFSGDDQRRDNPRFSVGNREKVAAFAKAIQPVAEKHGATIAQIVIAWTLCQEGVTFALCGARNPAQALDNARAGTIRLDHDDLAGIDAAIAATLVNMDS from the coding sequence ATGAGCGGGGATCAATTGATGCGGGAGATCGGCCGATCGGGCGTGAAGGCTTCGGCCGTCGGGCTCGGCACCTGGGCGATCGGCGGCTGGATGTGGGGCGGCACGGACGAGCGGGAATCGATCGCGGCGATCCAGGCTTCGCTCGACGCCGGTGTGACGCTGATCGATACGGCGCCGGCCTATGGCCTCGGCCGCTCGGAAGAGATCGTCGGCAAGGCTTTGGCCGGCCGCCGCGACAAGGCAATCATCGCCACCAAGTGCGGGCTCGTCTGGCATACGGACAAGGGCAAGCACTTCTTCGACCAGGACGGCAAGCCGGTGCACCGCTACCTCGGCCGAGATGCGATCCATCACGAGGTCGAGCAGAGCCTGAAGCGGCTCGACACCGATTACATCGACCTCTACATCACCCATTGGCAGGACCCGACGACGCCGATCGAGGAGACCATGGCCGCGCTCGAAGAGCTGCGCCAGGCGGGCAAGATCCGGGCGATCGGCGCCAGCAATGTCGGCCGTAGCGACCTTGAACAGTACATCGCGATCGGCGGGCTCGACGCGATCCAGGAACGCTTCAGCATGATCGATCGCGAGATCGAGGCGGAGCTTTTGCCGCTGACGCGGCGCAACGGCGTCGCCACGCTCAGCTACTCGTCGTTGGCGCTCGGCCTTCTCTCCGGCGGCATCGGACCGGAGCGGGTGTTTTCAGGCGACGACCAGCGGCGCGACAATCCGCGCTTCTCGGTCGGCAACCGCGAAAAGGTCGCGGCCTTTGCCAAGGCCATCCAGCCGGTCGCAGAAAAGCATGGCGCGACAATCGCCCAGATCGTCATTGCCTGGACGCTCTGCCAGGAGGGCGTGACTTTCGCGCTCTGCGGCGCACGCAATCCGGCGCAAGCGCTCGACAATGCAAGGGCCGGGACGATCCGGCTCGATCACGATGATCTCGCGGGGATCGACGCGGCCATCGCGGCGACGCTCGTCAACATGGACAGCTAA
- a CDS encoding response regulator transcription factor, producing MRLLLVEDELEMAAALSAALSRYDMILDHAPSIDHAMAALASQVHDGIILDRQLPDGDGLSLIPRVRALRSGIPVIVLTARSAIDERVRGLDMGADDYLAKPFAVEELLARIRALMRRSPDIAPITARIGQLIFDFEGRQARVDGRVLDLPRRELLVLEALARRQGRTVQRSTLEESVYGYDDEIQSNSLDAHVSRLRRKLSETGAGVEIHSIRGVGYLLRPSP from the coding sequence ATGCGCCTGCTCCTTGTCGAGGATGAGCTGGAAATGGCGGCAGCACTCAGTGCCGCACTCAGCCGCTATGACATGATCCTCGACCATGCACCGTCGATCGACCATGCGATGGCGGCGCTGGCCAGCCAGGTTCACGACGGCATCATCCTCGACCGGCAACTGCCCGACGGCGATGGCCTGTCTCTGATCCCGCGGGTGCGTGCGCTACGATCGGGAATCCCGGTAATCGTGCTGACGGCGCGCAGCGCCATCGACGAACGGGTCAGGGGCCTCGACATGGGCGCCGACGACTATCTCGCCAAGCCGTTCGCCGTGGAGGAGTTGCTGGCGCGCATCCGTGCCCTGATGCGACGTTCACCTGATATTGCGCCGATCACCGCCCGCATCGGCCAACTGATCTTCGATTTCGAAGGCAGACAGGCTCGTGTCGACGGCCGGGTGCTGGACCTGCCGCGGCGGGAACTGCTGGTGCTGGAGGCTTTGGCGCGCCGGCAGGGGCGCACGGTGCAGCGTTCGACTCTGGAGGAATCCGTCTATGGCTATGACGACGAAATCCAGTCCAATTCTCTCGACGCGCATGTTTCGCGGTTGCGCCGCAAGCTCTCGGAAACCGGTGCCGGCGTTGAAATTCACAGCATCCGCGGCGTTGGCTACCTTCTGAGACCCTCTCCATGA
- a CDS encoding ABC transporter permease: MAVDTMVATHAQAPAWKRIGTMREAGLIAIILALGIIMSFASPHFLTFGNMRAMLMSFSVEGIVVVGMTILLIVGGIDLAVGSVVCFAMVLAGSLFLAGVDPWTASLVGILASSMIGMIMGFFVTVVGLNHFITSLAAMVIVRGLCLVITKGTPLSLFTLPVSFKAVGQGTFHGVPYVILIFVAVVVLFDFLLRRATAFRKVFYTGSNEKAALYSGIKTKQVKFWVTVLCSTLAGVAGVIYMSRFGAATPTFGVGMELNIIAAAVIGGASLNGGSGTILGAILGIALLSVVTSSLILLDVSVYWQDMIKGCILLAAVSIDHLLHKRKAA; encoded by the coding sequence ATGGCTGTTGATACGATGGTTGCAACGCATGCGCAGGCGCCCGCCTGGAAACGCATCGGCACGATGCGTGAGGCGGGGCTGATCGCGATCATCCTGGCGCTCGGTATCATCATGAGCTTTGCCTCGCCGCATTTTCTCACCTTCGGCAACATGCGCGCCATGCTGATGAGCTTCTCGGTCGAAGGAATCGTCGTCGTCGGCATGACGATCCTGTTGATCGTCGGCGGCATCGACCTCGCCGTCGGCTCGGTCGTCTGCTTCGCCATGGTGCTGGCCGGTTCGCTGTTTCTCGCCGGTGTCGATCCCTGGACGGCCTCGCTGGTCGGCATCCTCGCCAGCAGCATGATCGGCATGATCATGGGCTTCTTCGTCACCGTCGTCGGGCTCAATCATTTCATCACGTCGCTGGCGGCGATGGTGATCGTGCGCGGCCTCTGCCTCGTCATCACCAAGGGCACGCCGCTGTCGCTCTTCACGCTGCCGGTGTCGTTCAAGGCGGTCGGGCAGGGCACCTTCCACGGCGTGCCCTATGTCATCCTGATCTTCGTCGCCGTCGTCGTGCTCTTCGACTTCCTGCTGCGCCGGGCGACCGCCTTCCGCAAGGTCTTCTATACCGGCAGCAACGAGAAGGCAGCGCTCTATTCGGGCATCAAGACCAAGCAGGTGAAGTTCTGGGTGACGGTGCTTTGCTCGACGCTCGCAGGTGTCGCCGGCGTCATCTACATGTCGCGCTTCGGCGCCGCGACGCCCACCTTCGGGGTCGGTATGGAGCTCAACATCATCGCTGCGGCGGTCATCGGCGGCGCCTCGCTCAACGGCGGCTCGGGCACGATCCTCGGCGCCATCCTCGGTATCGCTCTTCTCTCGGTTGTCACCAGCTCGTTGATCCTGCTCGACGTCTCCGTCTATTGGCAGGACATGATCAAGGGGTGCATTCTCTTGGCTGCCGTTTCCATCGACCACCTGCTGCACAAGCGGAAGGCAGCCTGA
- a CDS encoding FGGY-family carbohydrate kinase has translation MGKYLLGIDAGNTVIKTVLFDRDGNEIAMAAEEGHSHVPMPGHVERGLGELWSHAKVVIRACIERAGIDASEIAAIGCAGHGNGLYALDRDGEPLVGIQSLDTRAAGLAEEWQAAGVGERTYPIAGQKPWPSQTPTLLAWLKRHRPDQFEKIGTVFLCKDFVINRLTGARVSDVSDMSGAGLLDVAGRRYDAALMKAYGLGEDMDLLPDLAESADIVGRVTEEAAAQTGLAAGTPVVGGLFDVVASAIGSGVTRTGAASIIAGTWSINQVIIDQPDLSRPLFMSSTFDRKRYMAIEASATSAANLEWLVRELFPHDGKDGRSPFDLCCQLAAEVTPASDDPLYHPFLYGAQQDGNARAGFYGVAGWHGKGHLVRAVLEGVAFGHRQHIAALRAAGARFEEAVLSGGGSRSLIWPQIFADVLDVPVTVARSRETGALGAAITAGAGIGLFADISAGAAAMVKTERHYRPNPALAAHYDRRFALYGEIAAAMAPIWRRLATPERSAREAAE, from the coding sequence ATGGGTAAGTATCTGCTCGGGATCGACGCCGGGAACACTGTGATCAAGACGGTACTTTTCGATCGTGACGGCAACGAGATCGCGATGGCCGCGGAAGAAGGGCACAGCCATGTGCCGATGCCCGGCCATGTCGAGCGCGGGCTTGGCGAACTGTGGAGCCATGCCAAGGTGGTGATCCGCGCCTGCATCGAGCGCGCCGGCATCGATGCCAGCGAGATCGCGGCGATCGGTTGCGCCGGGCACGGCAACGGTCTCTACGCGCTCGATCGAGACGGAGAACCGCTTGTCGGCATCCAGTCGCTCGACACTCGCGCCGCCGGCCTCGCCGAGGAGTGGCAGGCCGCAGGCGTCGGCGAGCGAACCTATCCGATCGCCGGGCAGAAGCCCTGGCCATCACAAACGCCGACCCTGCTTGCCTGGCTGAAGCGCCATCGGCCTGACCAGTTTGAAAAAATCGGCACGGTGTTTCTCTGCAAGGACTTCGTCATCAATCGCCTGACCGGCGCGCGCGTCAGCGACGTCTCGGACATGAGCGGCGCGGGCCTGCTCGATGTCGCCGGAAGGCGTTACGATGCGGCATTAATGAAGGCCTATGGCCTCGGCGAAGACATGGACCTGCTGCCCGATCTCGCCGAAAGCGCCGATATCGTCGGACGCGTTACCGAGGAAGCGGCGGCGCAGACGGGTCTGGCTGCCGGCACACCCGTTGTCGGTGGGCTCTTCGACGTGGTCGCTTCGGCAATCGGCTCGGGCGTCACCCGCACCGGTGCTGCCTCGATCATCGCCGGCACCTGGAGCATCAACCAGGTGATCATCGACCAGCCTGATCTCTCACGTCCGCTCTTCATGTCCTCGACCTTCGATCGCAAGCGCTACATGGCGATCGAGGCGAGTGCCACGTCGGCGGCCAATCTGGAATGGCTGGTGCGCGAGCTCTTCCCGCACGACGGCAAGGATGGCCGGTCGCCCTTCGATCTCTGCTGCCAGCTGGCAGCCGAGGTCACGCCGGCCTCTGATGACCCGCTCTACCATCCGTTTCTCTATGGCGCTCAGCAGGACGGCAACGCGCGCGCTGGCTTCTACGGCGTCGCCGGCTGGCACGGCAAGGGTCATCTGGTCCGCGCGGTGCTTGAAGGCGTCGCCTTCGGCCATCGCCAGCATATCGCGGCGTTGCGCGCGGCTGGGGCTCGCTTCGAGGAGGCGGTGCTTTCGGGTGGCGGATCGCGCAGCCTGATCTGGCCGCAGATCTTCGCCGACGTGCTTGACGTGCCGGTGACGGTCGCCCGTTCACGCGAGACCGGCGCGCTCGGCGCCGCGATTACGGCTGGCGCCGGCATCGGCCTTTTCGCCGATATCTCCGCCGGTGCTGCGGCGATGGTCAAGACCGAACGCCACTACCGTCCAAACCCTGCACTTGCCGCGCATTATGACAGGCGCTTTGCGCTTTACGGCGAGATCGCCGCTGCCATGGCGCCGATCTGGCGCCGGCTTGCAACGCCCGAGCGATCGGCGCGGGAAGCGGCGGAGTGA
- a CDS encoding glycerol-3-phosphate dehydrogenase/oxidase: MNREEIFNGLPKSPKVDVCVLGGGINGLSVFRELALQGVNVLLVEKHDYCSGASAALSRMVHGGLRYLENGEFSLVRESLVERDRLLKNAPHYVAPLPTTVPIFDIFSGLANGAVRFLGLTRRPSRRGAVAVKMGLGIYDFLTRKRALMPKHAFRGRRTTLARWPALNPDIKSSATYYDAWVSQPERLGIELLKDGLAAGSHAQALNYAELTLAAPGRYELKDDVTGAVAAIEPGLIINATGGWIDIANGALFPATSKPAPLMGGTKGSHLIIDNAQLMEALNGHMIYYENEDGRICILFPYLGKVLVGSTDIRVDDPETVRCEADERDYILQSLAFVLPDIRIRPEEVVFQFSGVRPLPASQDSFTGRIPRDHFCTFVEGVEGGPPVLCMIGGKWTTFRSFGEMAADLTLERLAKQRHVSTGERAIGGGQDYPSDRDRWVDDVAAATGLSRERMQVLFVRYGTGARDVADLIAAGADHALPHRDYSARELQYLIRSEAVEHLEDLLLRRTTLAITGELSLDMVDAVLAVLAIEKQWLPPRVAVERKRFLALLVERHGVDEETLSVRNEQRSALCETTARSG; encoded by the coding sequence ATGAACCGGGAAGAGATTTTCAACGGGCTCCCCAAGAGCCCGAAGGTGGACGTGTGCGTCCTCGGCGGCGGCATCAACGGCCTCAGCGTCTTTCGTGAACTGGCGCTGCAGGGGGTGAACGTGCTGCTCGTCGAGAAGCACGACTACTGTTCGGGCGCGAGTGCGGCGCTGTCACGCATGGTGCATGGCGGTCTTCGCTATCTGGAAAATGGCGAGTTCAGCCTGGTCAGGGAATCGCTGGTCGAACGCGATCGGCTGCTGAAGAACGCGCCGCATTACGTGGCGCCGCTGCCCACGACCGTGCCGATCTTCGACATCTTCTCGGGCCTTGCCAATGGCGCGGTTCGCTTCCTGGGATTGACGCGGCGGCCAAGCCGCCGTGGCGCCGTCGCCGTCAAGATGGGCCTTGGCATCTATGATTTCCTGACGCGCAAGCGGGCGCTGATGCCGAAGCATGCCTTCCGAGGGCGGCGCACGACGCTTGCACGCTGGCCGGCGCTCAATCCCGACATCAAGAGTTCCGCGACCTATTACGACGCCTGGGTCAGCCAGCCGGAACGTCTCGGCATCGAGCTGTTGAAGGACGGGCTTGCCGCCGGTTCTCACGCGCAGGCGCTGAACTACGCCGAACTGACGCTGGCCGCACCCGGACGCTACGAACTGAAGGACGATGTCACCGGCGCGGTCGCTGCGATCGAGCCCGGCCTCATCATCAACGCCACCGGCGGCTGGATCGATATCGCCAACGGCGCACTGTTTCCCGCAACGTCGAAGCCGGCCCCGTTGATGGGCGGCACCAAGGGCTCGCATCTGATCATCGACAATGCCCAACTCATGGAAGCGCTTAACGGCCACATGATCTATTACGAGAACGAGGATGGCCGCATCTGCATCCTCTTTCCCTATCTCGGCAAGGTGCTGGTGGGCTCGACGGACATTCGTGTCGATGATCCCGAAACCGTGCGCTGCGAAGCCGACGAGCGCGACTACATCCTGCAGTCGCTCGCCTTCGTCCTGCCAGACATCCGGATCAGGCCGGAAGAGGTGGTGTTCCAGTTCTCGGGCGTACGGCCGCTGCCGGCGAGCCAGGACAGCTTCACCGGTCGCATCCCGCGCGACCATTTCTGCACCTTCGTGGAGGGTGTTGAGGGCGGTCCGCCGGTGCTCTGCATGATCGGCGGCAAATGGACGACGTTCCGCTCCTTCGGCGAAATGGCGGCCGACCTCACCCTGGAACGGCTCGCAAAACAGCGCCATGTCAGCACCGGAGAACGTGCCATCGGTGGCGGGCAAGACTATCCCTCCGATCGCGACCGATGGGTCGATGATGTTGCGGCAGCCACCGGGCTTTCGCGGGAGCGCATGCAAGTGCTTTTCGTCCGCTATGGAACGGGCGCGCGAGACGTTGCCGATCTCATCGCCGCCGGCGCTGACCATGCCTTGCCGCATCGGGATTACTCCGCGCGCGAGCTGCAATACCTGATCCGCAGCGAAGCCGTCGAACATCTCGAGGACCTGCTGCTGCGCCGCACGACGCTTGCAATCACCGGCGAGCTCTCGCTCGACATGGTGGATGCGGTGCTCGCCGTGCTTGCCATCGAAAAGCAATGGTTGCCGCCGCGTGTCGCGGTCGAGCGTAAGCGATTTCTTGCCCTTCTCGTCGAGCGCCATGGCGTCGACGAGGAAACCCTATCCGTACGGAACGAACAAAGGAGTGCATTATGCGAAACAACAGCAAGGTCCGGATGA